A window of the Brassica napus cultivar Da-Ae chromosome C5, Da-Ae, whole genome shotgun sequence genome harbors these coding sequences:
- the LOC106363625 gene encoding uncharacterized protein LOC106363625, translating to MAVRAPISLDDALHRASYFATHEEEVEALKEQYSANKNNVAKKNIASKEPATKGQHSYAITNSPQNKSSTYDPRKHCAFHDRKGHSTEDCRAALRSQSENKKTSEDTEEEEEEPAYQRRAENSIGVREPLSGLDHEITFDENETADLDKPHDDALIIRLEVGGCKLSRVMIDTGSSADVLFYDASKRMGFTKALLKQERTPLIGFARETTYSLGSIELAVTAGKIKKIVEFIVIDRPAPFNAILGRPWLNSMKAVPSTYHQCLKFSDSERNRNH from the exons ATGGCAGTACGTGCACCGATCTCGTTGGATGATGCCCTACACCGAGCTTCATATTTCGCTACCCACGAAGAGGAGGTTGAAGCCTTGAAGGAACAGTACAGCGCGAACAAAAATAACGTTGCCAAAAAGAACATTGCCTCAAAAGAACCAGCAACTAAAGGGCAACACTCCTATGCTATAACCAACTCGCCGCAaaacaaatcatcaacatacgaCCCCAGAAAACACTGTGCCTTCCACGACCGGAAAGGCCATTCAACCGAAGATTGTCGAGCGGCACTTCGCAGTCAAAGCGAAAATAAAAAGACCAGTGAAGACAccgaagaagaggaggaagagcca GCATACCAACGAAGAGCCGAAAACAGCATAGGAGTCAGAGAGCCCCTATCAGGTCTCGACCACGAAATCACCTTCGACGAAAACGAGACCGCAGATCTTGACAAACCACACGATGACGCTCTCATAATACGACTCGAAGTCGGCGGCTGCAAACTATCTCGAGTGATGATCGACACCGGTAGCTCGGCTGATGTACTCTTCTACGACGCGTCCAAGAGAATGGGATTCACCAAAGCACTCCTCAAGCAAGAACGAACTCCTCTGATCGGATTCGCAAGGGAAACCACCTACTCCCTCGGGTCAATCGAGCTTGCTGTAACTGCtggaaaaattaagaaaatcgTAGAATTCATTGTGATAGACCGTCCGGCCCCATTCAACGCAATCCTTGGAAGGCCCTGGCTAAACAGCATGAAGGCAGTTCCCTCAACCTACCACCAGTGCCTGAAATTTTCCGACTCCGAAAGGAATCGAAACCATTAG